One window of the Bacteroidota bacterium genome contains the following:
- the gldM gene encoding gliding motility protein GldM — MSGGKETPRQKMIGMMYLVLTALLALNVSKEILNAFVIIEEGLNTTNVNFDSKNGILYSKFAKAMADNPVKTKPWNEKAQTAKKKSAELCAYIDEIKSELYQRIQKLEKSVADTFQLKNLDSKDENNIPTEILIGAGADPENPTGKSKELKEKIEKFKKEMTALVPDKERNSLKLGLSTEEMYSIGDEKMVSWESNMFAHQPAAAVFSVLAKLKNDVKNAESDVVSILLKSITADDFSFDQVVAKVVAPTSYIVSGEKYTADIFVAAYSSTQDPEVLIGSVDTTDKKNPKIAGTGTKVPVSAGVGKYEVPTGAEGLQEFSGIINVKAPDGTSKGYPFKGDYMVARPSMAVSPTKMNVFYIGVENPVDISVAGAAPTDVVATMSGGGGSIINKGQGHYIVKVTSGNECSVNVAVKTKTGSKSMGAMKFRVKKVPSPQASYAGVVGDGKVSKGELMNAGGVIPKLEDFVFDLKFPVVSWNMSIFINGVYADYTAQGASATGQMKDILGKVKPGQKVLIEEVKVQAPDGVRKITGCVLKIK; from the coding sequence ATGTCAGGTGGAAAAGAAACCCCAAGGCAGAAGATGATTGGTATGATGTACCTGGTGTTAACAGCACTTTTGGCGCTTAACGTATCAAAAGAAATTCTGAATGCCTTTGTTATTATTGAAGAAGGTTTGAACACTACAAACGTGAATTTTGATAGTAAGAATGGAATATTATATTCCAAATTCGCGAAAGCAATGGCTGATAATCCTGTTAAAACGAAGCCTTGGAATGAAAAAGCTCAAACTGCTAAAAAGAAATCAGCTGAGTTGTGTGCTTATATTGATGAGATTAAAAGCGAGTTGTATCAACGTATTCAAAAGCTTGAAAAATCGGTTGCCGATACTTTCCAATTAAAAAATTTAGATAGTAAGGATGAAAACAATATCCCTACTGAAATTTTAATTGGTGCTGGTGCAGATCCAGAAAATCCAACCGGTAAATCAAAAGAGTTGAAAGAAAAAATCGAAAAGTTCAAAAAAGAGATGACTGCTTTAGTTCCTGATAAAGAACGTAACAGTTTGAAACTGGGCTTGAGTACAGAAGAAATGTATTCTATCGGAGATGAAAAAATGGTTTCTTGGGAAAGCAATATGTTTGCTCATCAACCAGCAGCAGCTGTATTTAGTGTTTTAGCGAAATTGAAAAATGACGTTAAAAATGCGGAAAGTGATGTTGTATCAATTTTGTTAAAATCAATCACGGCAGATGACTTCTCTTTTGACCAAGTTGTTGCGAAAGTTGTTGCACCAACAAGTTACATCGTATCTGGAGAAAAATATACAGCTGATATCTTTGTGGCAGCATATAGCTCTACCCAAGATCCTGAAGTGTTAATTGGTTCTGTTGATACAACAGACAAAAAGAATCCGAAAATTGCCGGAACTGGAACAAAAGTTCCTGTTTCTGCCGGAGTAGGTAAATACGAAGTGCCTACTGGTGCTGAAGGATTGCAAGAATTCTCCGGAATTATTAATGTTAAAGCACCAGATGGAACTTCAAAAGGATATCCTTTCAAAGGTGATTACATGGTGGCTCGTCCTTCTATGGCAGTTTCACCAACAAAAATGAATGTGTTCTATATCGGAGTTGAAAATCCTGTAGATATTTCTGTTGCCGGTGCAGCTCCAACTGATGTTGTTGCTACTATGAGTGGCGGAGGTGGAAGCATCATCAACAAAGGTCAAGGACATTACATTGTAAAAGTAACATCTGGAAACGAGTGCTCAGTAAACGTAGCTGTGAAAACAAAAACAGGCTCGAAATCAATGGGTGCTATGAAATTCCGTGTGAAGAAAGTACCTAGTCCACAAGCTTCTTATGCTGGTGTTGTAGGTGATGGTAAAGTGTCAAAAGGTGAATTGATGAATGCTGGAGGGGTTATTCCTAAATTGGAAGATTTCGTATTCGATTTAAAATTCCCTGTTGTATCTTGGAACATGTCAATCTTTATTAATGGTGTTTATGCCGATTACACTGCACAAGGTGCAAGTGCTACCGGGCAAATGAAAGACATCTTAGGTAAAGTAAAACCTGGTCAAAAAGTATTAATCGAAGAGGTAAAAGTTCAAGCTCCTGATGGGGTTAGAAAAATTACCGGCTGCGTATTAAAAATTAAATAG
- a CDS encoding type IX secretion system membrane protein PorP/SprF gives MKKSLTIIAFSITGLVSFAQQDAQFSMNMFNRLSVNPGYAGTNKALCATILYRDQWDKFLELLKQDF, from the coding sequence ATGAAAAAAAGCCTTACTATCATTGCATTTTCGATTACAGGATTAGTATCATTTGCTCAGCAAGATGCGCAATTCAGTATGAATATGTTTAATCGTTTGTCGGTTAATCCGGGGTATGCCGGAACGAACAAAGCGTTATGTGCGACTATTTTATACCGTGACCAATGGGATAAATTCCTGGAGCTCCTAAAACAGGACTTCTAA
- the miaB gene encoding tRNA (N6-isopentenyl adenosine(37)-C2)-methylthiotransferase MiaB has protein sequence MSENKVIDESKQGEALMIEKPVNPNGKKLFLESYGCAMNFSDSEIVASILKDKGFTTTNDFNEADVIFVNTCAIREGAEQRVRKRLTEYKKAKKTNPDLIVGVLGCMAERLKSQLLEQEKLVDIVVGPDAYRSLPELIEIAETGQKAVNVLLSKEETYADIAPVRLGSNGVTAFISITRGCDNMCAFCVVPFTRGRERSRDPETIVKEAQDLFDQGYKEVTLLGQNVDSYLWTGGGLKKENITEEELKNATTFSQLLEKVALVNPDLRVRFSTSHPKDMNDEVLYTIAKYDNICSYIHLPVQSGNSRILEMMNRGYTREWYLSRIDAIRRIIPDAGISMDIISGFCSETEEEHQDTLSLMEAVKYDFGYMFAYSERPKTLAERKYPDDVPAEVKSRRLAEIVELQLKHSAFRTKEGVGKVHRVLVEGTSKKSKEELFGRNSQNCVVVFPKENYKKGDYVNVLAESCTGGTLIGKAV, from the coding sequence ATGAGCGAGAACAAAGTAATTGACGAAAGCAAACAAGGTGAAGCATTAATGATTGAAAAACCTGTTAATCCGAACGGTAAAAAACTGTTTTTGGAGAGTTACGGGTGTGCAATGAATTTTTCGGATAGCGAGATTGTTGCATCGATATTAAAAGACAAAGGATTTACCACCACTAACGACTTTAACGAAGCGGATGTAATTTTTGTGAACACTTGCGCTATTCGTGAAGGAGCTGAGCAACGTGTAAGAAAACGTTTGACCGAATATAAAAAAGCTAAAAAAACAAATCCGGATTTAATTGTGGGGGTCTTGGGCTGCATGGCAGAACGATTAAAATCACAATTGCTGGAGCAAGAAAAATTGGTGGACATTGTTGTTGGTCCGGATGCCTACCGTAGTTTACCTGAACTGATTGAAATTGCGGAGACAGGACAAAAAGCGGTAAATGTCCTTCTATCGAAAGAAGAAACCTATGCAGATATTGCACCGGTTCGATTAGGTTCCAACGGAGTAACCGCATTCATCAGCATCACACGCGGATGTGATAATATGTGCGCATTTTGTGTTGTTCCGTTCACACGTGGGAGAGAAAGAAGTCGTGACCCGGAAACAATTGTAAAAGAAGCACAAGATTTATTTGATCAAGGATATAAAGAGGTTACGCTACTTGGACAGAATGTGGATTCGTATTTGTGGACAGGTGGTGGTTTAAAGAAAGAAAACATTACCGAAGAGGAATTAAAAAATGCAACTACGTTTTCACAGTTACTCGAAAAAGTTGCACTTGTCAATCCTGATTTACGTGTGCGTTTCAGCACATCACATCCGAAAGATATGAATGATGAGGTGTTATATACGATTGCGAAATACGATAACATTTGCAGCTACATTCATTTACCAGTTCAATCTGGAAATTCCAGAATTTTAGAGATGATGAATCGTGGGTATACGCGCGAATGGTATTTGAGCAGAATTGATGCAATCCGCAGAATCATTCCGGATGCAGGCATTTCGATGGATATCATTTCAGGATTTTGTTCGGAGACGGAAGAAGAACACCAAGATACATTGTCGCTAATGGAAGCTGTCAAATATGATTTTGGCTACATGTTTGCGTATAGTGAACGCCCAAAAACGTTAGCAGAACGAAAATATCCGGACGATGTTCCTGCAGAAGTAAAGAGCAGACGTTTGGCGGAGATTGTTGAATTGCAATTAAAACATTCGGCTTTCAGAACAAAAGAAGGGGTTGGGAAAGTGCATCGCGTTTTAGTGGAAGGCACTTCAAAAAAATCGAAAGAAGAATTGTTTGGAAGAAACTCACAAAATTGTGTGGTGGTATTTCCGAAAGAAAATTATAAAAAAGGAGATTATGTAAATGTGTTGGCAGAAAGTTGTACAGGTGGAACGTTAATCGGTAAAGCAGTTTAA
- the gldN gene encoding gliding motility protein GldN, protein MKKLKFLFLVLIVAFATVNVSAQEVIKPPKYPDGVYTKENSRTRRAIPYPTLREADVMWSKRIWRVIDLREKMNHPLYYPDEQILDRKSLFDVIKDAATKDGTITCFNQAATDDEFRYDMTKSEIDGLLVKWDSTATAEDPNNPGTFIAAPQKEEISTISVWQYWVKEDWFFDKQRSVLDVRIIGLCPLVEKKTESGESTGASTPLFWIYFPEARPVFANHEVYMRHNDAERRTFEDIFWKRMFSSYVRKESNVYNRGIFDYKTGLDQLLEAERVKNDIFIYEHDLFHF, encoded by the coding sequence ATGAAAAAATTGAAATTTCTTTTTTTAGTATTGATTGTTGCTTTTGCAACAGTTAATGTCTCTGCTCAGGAGGTTATTAAACCACCCAAATATCCTGATGGAGTTTATACAAAAGAAAACTCTCGTACTCGTAGAGCAATCCCTTATCCAACACTTCGCGAAGCAGATGTTATGTGGAGCAAACGTATTTGGCGTGTGATTGATTTGCGTGAAAAAATGAACCACCCGTTATACTATCCGGATGAGCAAATTTTGGATAGAAAAAGTTTATTTGATGTTATCAAAGACGCTGCTACAAAAGATGGAACAATCACTTGTTTCAACCAAGCTGCAACGGATGATGAGTTCAGATATGACATGACAAAAAGTGAAATTGATGGATTACTTGTAAAGTGGGATTCAACAGCTACAGCTGAGGATCCTAATAACCCTGGAACTTTTATTGCAGCTCCTCAAAAAGAGGAAATCAGCACAATCAGTGTTTGGCAATATTGGGTAAAGGAAGACTGGTTTTTTGATAAACAACGTTCAGTACTAGATGTTCGTATCATTGGATTGTGTCCTTTGGTTGAGAAAAAGACTGAAAGTGGTGAGTCTACCGGTGCAAGTACTCCTTTGTTCTGGATTTACTTCCCTGAAGCACGTCCGGTTTTCGCAAATCATGAAGTATATATGCGTCACAACGATGCTGAAAGAAGAACGTTTGAAGATATTTTTTGGAAAAGAATGTTCTCTAGTTATGTTCGTAAAGAAAGTAACGTTTACAACAGAGGTATTTTTGATTACAAAACAGGCTTAGATCAGCTGTTGGAAGCTGAAAGAGTTAAAAATGATATCTTTATCTACGAACACGATTTGTTCCATTTCTAG
- a CDS encoding SUMF1/EgtB/PvdO family nonheme iron enzyme: MKKLLLLGSMIAIAFTSCKTSTGELVGVHPRPEWFDIDPFGMLYIPMGSYNMGPSDEDTPYSHTTKSKTVSVQAFYIDQTEISNNEYRQFVYWVRDSIAHRALFEDGRAEHGVETDDYEQPIDPPLVNFEEEIAYDETDVREVLEFMYLPVEERFYKRREIDTRKLNYEYYWINLRLAAQKSNRFKPSKSPDDKGRDFINGYQSTSVGDNKTLGHYDVKDQVSDGSGNYSTREQKDKDRSVFIVKDIINVYPDTLAWVHDFTYSFNEPMTNMYFWHPAYDDYPVVGVSWKQARSFCIWRTQLFNNWLVGNGQSYVNDFRLPTESEWEYAARGGNALSPFPWGGPYIRNALGCFLGNFKPMRGSYIDDGGFHTVKIASYNPNDYGLYCMAGNAAEWTSNAFDESAYDFSHDLNPDYVYEAQDNEATVLKRKVIRGGSWKDVGYYLQTSTRTYEYQDTAKCYVGFRCVQTYLGRQRGDAPGEGF; this comes from the coding sequence ATGAAAAAGTTGCTCTTGTTAGGTTCTATGATTGCTATTGCTTTTACAAGTTGTAAAACTAGCACCGGAGAACTTGTAGGTGTTCACCCTCGACCGGAATGGTTCGATATCGATCCTTTTGGTATGTTGTACATCCCTATGGGAAGTTACAATATGGGTCCAAGTGATGAGGATACTCCTTATTCACACACCACAAAGTCAAAAACAGTTTCTGTTCAGGCTTTTTACATTGACCAAACCGAAATTTCAAACAACGAATATCGTCAGTTTGTATATTGGGTGAGAGACTCAATTGCACACCGTGCTTTATTCGAAGATGGTAGAGCTGAACATGGTGTTGAAACCGATGACTATGAGCAGCCAATTGATCCTCCTTTGGTGAACTTTGAGGAAGAAATCGCTTACGATGAAACAGATGTAAGAGAGGTTCTTGAATTTATGTATTTACCAGTTGAAGAGCGTTTTTACAAACGCAGAGAAATTGATACGCGTAAATTAAATTATGAATACTATTGGATTAACTTGCGTTTGGCTGCTCAAAAGTCAAACCGTTTCAAACCATCAAAATCTCCGGATGATAAAGGCCGTGATTTTATCAACGGTTACCAATCAACCAGCGTAGGTGATAACAAAACATTAGGTCACTATGATGTAAAAGATCAAGTATCTGATGGTAGTGGTAATTATAGTACACGTGAACAAAAAGATAAAGACAGAAGTGTATTTATTGTTAAAGATATCATTAACGTTTACCCTGATACATTAGCATGGGTTCATGATTTCACGTATTCATTCAATGAGCCAATGACCAATATGTATTTTTGGCATCCGGCTTATGACGACTACCCGGTAGTAGGTGTTAGCTGGAAACAAGCTCGTTCTTTTTGTATTTGGAGAACACAATTGTTTAATAACTGGTTAGTAGGAAATGGACAGTCGTATGTAAACGATTTCCGTTTACCAACAGAATCAGAATGGGAATATGCTGCAAGAGGTGGAAATGCTTTAAGTCCATTCCCTTGGGGTGGTCCTTATATCAGAAATGCCCTTGGATGTTTCTTGGGTAACTTTAAACCAATGCGCGGTTCTTATATCGATGACGGAGGTTTCCATACTGTAAAAATTGCTTCTTACAATCCGAATGATTACGGTTTATATTGTATGGCAGGAAATGCTGCTGAGTGGACCAGCAATGCATTTGATGAATCAGCATACGATTTTTCTCACGATTTAAATCCGGATTATGTGTATGAAGCTCAAGATAACGAAGCGACTGTATTGAAGCGTAAAGTTATCAGAGGTGGTTCTTGGAAAGATGTGGGTTATTACTTACAAACAAGTACAAGAACATATGAGTATCAAGATACAGCGAAATGTTACGTTGGTTTCCGTTGTGTTCAAACATACCTTGGTCGTCAAAGAGGAGATGCACCAGGTGAAGGCTTTTAA
- the gldL gene encoding gliding motility protein GldL: protein MGGKKWKSFMAKLYGFGAAIVIVGAMFKIMHWPGAGPMLVVGLSTEAVIFFFSAFEPPHEEVDWSLVYPELAGMHGEEGDHKQIEEDKGSITEQLDTMLEDAKIGPELIASLGEGMRSLSDQAGKLSNITDASVATNEYVSSVQSAAKNVSSLSGAYSKAAESLMGLSVSGDDSANLGDQIVKVSKNLSALNASYELQLQGSNDHLKATSKFYSGLEDLMKNLNESVDDTKKYKEQIGQLSSNLESLNTIYGNMLTAMRK, encoded by the coding sequence ATGGGTGGTAAAAAATGGAAAAGTTTCATGGCCAAATTGTATGGATTTGGTGCGGCAATCGTAATCGTTGGAGCGATGTTTAAAATTATGCATTGGCCAGGTGCGGGACCAATGCTTGTTGTTGGTTTATCTACAGAAGCGGTAATCTTCTTTTTCTCGGCATTTGAGCCACCACACGAAGAGGTGGATTGGAGTTTAGTATACCCTGAATTAGCTGGTATGCACGGTGAAGAAGGTGATCACAAACAAATTGAAGAAGACAAAGGTTCTATTACAGAACAATTAGATACAATGCTAGAAGATGCGAAAATCGGACCGGAACTAATTGCTAGTTTAGGTGAAGGGATGCGCAGCTTAAGCGATCAAGCAGGAAAATTAAGTAATATCACTGATGCATCTGTTGCAACTAATGAGTATGTATCAAGTGTGCAATCTGCAGCTAAAAACGTAAGCTCATTATCTGGTGCTTATTCTAAAGCAGCAGAATCATTAATGGGTCTTTCTGTTAGTGGTGATGATAGTGCTAACTTAGGTGATCAAATCGTTAAGGTTTCTAAAAATTTATCTGCATTAAATGCTTCTTACGAATTGCAATTGCAAGGTTCGAATGATCATTTAAAAGCAACTTCTAAATTCTATAGCGGATTAGAAGACTTGATGAAAAACTTGAACGAGTCTGTTGATGATACTAAGAAATACAAAGAGCAAATAGGTCAACTATCTTCTAACTTAGAATCATTGAACACTATTTACGGTAACATGCTTACCGCAATGAGAAAATAA
- the topA gene encoding type I DNA topoisomerase — protein sequence MSKNLVIVESPAKAKTIEGFLGEGFTVKSSYGHVRDLAKKGFGVDIENNFTPNYEVSPDKTKVVNELKSLAKKAEIVWLATDEDREGEAISWHLFEALNLSEKSTKRIVFHEITKPAIKNAIANPRTIDKHLVDAQQARRILDRLVGFELSPILWKKVRPSLSAGRVQSVTVRLIVEREREIVAFNSTSSYKVTANFMVGSASVKAELSTKFKSLEDARAFLKKCENADFTIDISETKPTKKSPSAPFTTSTLQQEASRKLGFSVAQTMVVAQRLYESGKITYMRTDSVNLSETAINQAKEAITGNYGAKYLNIRQYKNKSKGAQEAHEAIRPTYIEKQTVDGDAGEKRLYDLIWKRTISSQMSDAELEKTTVVITASGTTEKFVVQGEVLKFDGFLKVYLEGTDDEEDENQSGMLPPMKVGEKLKVNEITAMERFTHHPARYTEASLVKKLEELGIGRPSTYAPTISTVQKREYVVKEDREGVQRNFNVLTLKEGKINDEVRTEGTGAEKSKLFPTDIGMVVNDFLFKEFPQIMDYNFTAKVEEEFDEIAEGKILWTKMLADFYKPFHKNVVDTSENSERASGERLLGVDPVSGKNLYVRIGRFGPMAQLGEGNDENNKPKFSSLRKDQRLDTITFQEALDLFKLPRVVGMFEDKEMVVAVGRFGPYVRHNSLFISLKKEDDPMTVSAERCVELILAKRQAEIDKYIKTFAERPDVQVLNGRWGPYLVIDGNNFKLPKGTDAPSLTLQECLDIAADPKNASKGNRFKKKQPEKKPFKQAAAKKASPKKAAVKKVAAKKTGAVKKVAAKKAPKKAAKKAVAKK from the coding sequence ATGAGCAAAAATTTAGTGATCGTGGAGTCCCCTGCAAAGGCGAAAACAATAGAAGGATTTTTAGGAGAAGGATTTACTGTAAAGTCGAGTTATGGTCACGTTCGTGACTTAGCAAAAAAAGGATTTGGAGTGGATATCGAAAATAATTTCACTCCTAATTATGAAGTATCACCCGATAAAACAAAAGTCGTTAACGAATTAAAATCATTAGCAAAAAAAGCAGAAATTGTATGGTTAGCAACGGATGAGGACCGTGAAGGAGAAGCCATTTCCTGGCATTTGTTTGAAGCATTAAACTTGTCTGAAAAGAGTACAAAGCGAATTGTTTTTCACGAAATCACCAAACCTGCAATTAAAAATGCAATCGCAAACCCACGCACCATCGATAAGCATTTGGTGGATGCACAGCAAGCACGCAGAATTTTAGATCGTTTGGTAGGTTTTGAACTTTCTCCAATTCTTTGGAAAAAGGTTCGTCCATCCTTGTCTGCCGGTCGTGTTCAATCGGTTACCGTTCGTTTAATTGTGGAGCGTGAGCGTGAAATTGTTGCGTTTAACAGTACTTCTTCCTATAAAGTAACTGCAAATTTTATGGTGGGGAGTGCCAGTGTAAAAGCAGAACTTTCTACGAAATTCAAATCGTTAGAGGATGCACGTGCATTTTTGAAAAAGTGTGAAAACGCTGATTTTACAATTGATATCTCAGAAACTAAACCAACAAAAAAATCACCATCTGCCCCTTTTACAACCTCTACTTTGCAACAGGAAGCTAGTCGTAAATTGGGTTTCTCCGTTGCACAAACAATGGTGGTTGCACAACGTTTGTATGAAAGTGGAAAGATTACGTACATGAGAACGGATTCGGTAAATCTTTCTGAAACCGCTATTAATCAAGCAAAGGAAGCGATTACAGGAAACTACGGAGCAAAATATTTAAACATCCGTCAATATAAAAATAAATCCAAAGGAGCACAAGAAGCACATGAGGCAATTCGTCCGACTTACATCGAAAAACAAACAGTCGATGGTGATGCAGGCGAAAAACGTTTATATGATTTGATTTGGAAACGTACCATTTCATCTCAGATGAGTGATGCTGAATTGGAAAAAACAACAGTCGTAATTACAGCTTCAGGAACAACTGAAAAATTTGTTGTTCAAGGGGAAGTATTGAAATTTGATGGTTTCTTGAAAGTATATTTGGAAGGCACAGATGACGAGGAAGATGAAAATCAATCCGGAATGTTGCCACCAATGAAAGTGGGAGAAAAATTAAAAGTGAACGAAATTACTGCGATGGAACGCTTTACCCACCATCCGGCAAGATATACCGAAGCGAGCTTGGTGAAGAAATTGGAAGAACTCGGTATCGGCCGTCCATCAACCTATGCACCAACAATCTCTACTGTTCAAAAACGTGAATACGTTGTAAAAGAAGACAGAGAAGGAGTTCAACGTAATTTTAACGTGTTGACATTGAAAGAAGGAAAAATAAATGATGAAGTTCGCACAGAAGGAACCGGTGCAGAGAAATCGAAACTGTTTCCTACAGATATCGGAATGGTTGTGAACGACTTTTTATTCAAAGAGTTTCCTCAAATCATGGATTATAATTTTACTGCAAAAGTAGAAGAGGAGTTTGATGAAATTGCTGAAGGAAAAATTTTGTGGACAAAAATGTTGGCGGATTTCTACAAGCCATTTCATAAAAATGTAGTAGATACTTCTGAAAATTCAGAACGTGCATCCGGTGAACGTTTATTGGGTGTGGATCCTGTTTCTGGAAAAAATTTATATGTGCGTATCGGTCGTTTTGGACCAATGGCACAACTTGGTGAAGGGAATGATGAAAATAACAAACCGAAATTTTCTTCGTTGCGAAAAGACCAACGTTTGGATACCATAACTTTTCAAGAAGCATTGGATTTGTTCAAGCTTCCGCGTGTTGTGGGCATGTTTGAAGATAAAGAAATGGTAGTTGCTGTGGGCCGTTTCGGACCATATGTTCGTCACAACAGTTTATTTATTTCATTGAAAAAAGAAGATGATCCGATGACGGTTTCTGCAGAAAGATGTGTGGAGTTGATTCTTGCAAAACGTCAGGCGGAAATTGATAAATACATCAAAACATTTGCTGAACGTCCGGATGTTCAAGTATTGAATGGCCGTTGGGGACCTTATTTGGTGATAGATGGAAATAATTTCAAATTACCAAAGGGAACAGATGCACCTTCGTTAACCTTACAAGAATGTTTGGACATTGCTGCAGATCCTAAAAATGCGAGCAAAGGAAATCGTTTTAAGAAAAAGCAACCTGAGAAGAAACCGTTTAAACAAGCAGCAGCAAAGAAGGCTTCGCCTAAGAAAGCAGCTGTGAAAAAAGTTGCTGCAAAGAAAACAGGTGCAGTGAAAAAGGTTGCCGCCAAAAAAGCTCCTAAGAAAGCTGCAAAAAAAGCAGTAGCAAAAAAATAA
- a CDS encoding PorP/SprF family type IX secretion system membrane protein yields MPGAPKTGLLSVDYGQIAHGGIGFTIDQDQLGFDKTLKAKLAYSFHLQLGTEGVLGIGLDAGMINKSMKGNFIAPDGTTTEAGGGTDNAIPWSGTSATTYDVGFGLYYTNNKLYVGLSSLHLPQQTLSKKKGSTTPGVPSTDYDFTYEVARHYYVMAGYKFQLGTQFDLTPSILTKSDASSTQLDFNLLARWNQMVFVGASYRLTDAIPVMVGMEWKGFKLGYAYDVTLSALKSHSSGTHELMLGYCKKFTKPERKQGHMNVRFL; encoded by the coding sequence ATTCCTGGAGCTCCTAAAACAGGACTTCTAAGTGTTGATTATGGTCAAATTGCACATGGTGGTATTGGTTTCACAATCGATCAAGATCAATTAGGATTTGATAAAACCTTAAAAGCAAAATTGGCTTATTCATTCCATTTACAATTAGGTACTGAAGGTGTTTTGGGTATCGGTTTGGATGCTGGTATGATTAATAAGTCGATGAAAGGTAATTTCATTGCCCCAGATGGTACAACAACCGAAGCAGGTGGCGGTACTGATAATGCTATTCCTTGGAGTGGTACTTCTGCTACTACCTATGATGTTGGATTCGGTTTATATTATACCAATAATAAATTGTATGTTGGTTTGTCTTCATTGCACTTACCACAACAAACATTATCTAAGAAAAAAGGTTCTACCACTCCGGGTGTTCCATCAACAGATTACGATTTTACGTACGAAGTTGCTCGTCACTATTATGTAATGGCAGGATATAAGTTCCAATTAGGAACTCAATTTGATTTAACACCATCTATTTTAACAAAATCGGATGCTTCTTCTACGCAGTTGGATTTCAACTTGTTAGCAAGATGGAACCAAATGGTATTTGTGGGTGCTTCTTACCGTTTAACGGATGCAATTCCGGTAATGGTAGGGATGGAGTGGAAAGGCTTTAAGTTAGGGTATGCATACGATGTAACCTTATCTGCATTGAAGAGCCACAGCTCAGGAACACATGAATTAATGTTAGGGTATTGCAAGAAATTCACTAAGCCAGAGCGTAAGCAAGGCCACATGAATGTACGATTCTTGTAA